AAGCAGCACTCACGGCTTCCCAGCTGGAGTCTGTCCTACAGTAGGTGTTGGTGGGCATTTAATTGGAGGTGGATATGGCAATTTGATGAGGAAATATGGCCTAAGTGTCGATAACATTACCGATGCAATATTGGTGGATGCTGAAGGCAGAATTCTTGACAGAAAATCAATGGGAGAAGACCTCTTTTGGGCTATTAGAGGCGGCGGAGCTAGCTTCGGAGTCGTGGTTTCATATAAACTAAACCTTGTTCGAGTTGCAGAAGTTGTCACTGTATTTCGAGTTGAAAGAACACTTGAAGAGAATGCAACTGATATTGTGTATCAGTGGCAACATGTTGCACATAAGATTGATGAAGACCTCTTCATCAGGCTACTCCTGGATGTTGTAAAAGACAGTCCAAGTGGAGAAAAGACGGTGAGGGCTTCATTTATAGGTTTCTTTCTCGGCGACTCCGAGAGGCTTCTGTCCATTACAGCGGAAAGCTTCCCGGAATTGGGTTTGCTTGAATCAGATTGCATAGAAACGAGTTGGCTTGAATCAATCCTGTTTTGGGCAGACTTCCCCGTTGGGACACCGATCGATGTTATGCTTAGTCGAACACCTCCGTCACTCGTCTActtgaagaggaagtcagattATGTGCAAGAACCAATTTCAAAGGATGATTTGGAGGGGATTTGGAAGAAAATGATAGAGCTAGAAGTTCCAAAAATGGGGTTCAATCCTTATGGTGGTAAAATGAGTGAGATTTCAGCAGCAGCAACTCCCTTTCCACACAGAGCTGGGAACTTGTGGAAGATTCAGTATCAAATAAACTGGAATGAAGAAGGGACTGAAGCAGTAGAATATCATCTTGATTTGGCAAGGCAGCTCTATCGTTACATGACTCCCTTTGTATCCAAGAATCCAAGGGCTGCATTTCTGAACTACAAGGACCTTGACTTGGGCATCAACCACCATGGAAAGGCAAGTTACATTGAAGGAAGTGCTTATGGGATCAAGTACTTTAAGGGTAACTTCAAAAGGTTGGTCCAAATCAAGACCAAGGTTGATCCTGGTAATTTCTTCAGGCATGAACAAAGTGTTCCAACGTTTCCCTTAAAAGAGAGGATGTAGAATGGGAAATTCTTTTTTCCATAAATTGTCTGTTTATTGGcacttttaataaataaataaaaaagaccgTTGATTATTATCATCTCACACGAGTTTGTAGTGGAAATAATTTGCTGGAAATCGTTCGGTTGAAGGGGAGCGTCAAtgctttatattattaaatcatttGCTTGTAGGCATTTATCTTccattatataaaaacatagtccaaaaggacaaaaaccatagagaaaaacaatatagTGATATAGTGTCTTAAGCCTCATATGTAAGATAAGTTATCAAGATATTATAAAATTCTACAAAATTCATACGAGTGTTAGTTGtctttctaataaataaattaatatatcacaTCATTTATAAACA
This is a stretch of genomic DNA from Populus alba chromosome 11, ASM523922v2, whole genome shotgun sequence. It encodes these proteins:
- the LOC118040815 gene encoding berberine bridge enzyme-like 8, whose amino-acid sequence is MAAAPELSYEKFYLSLLSNSDPSYPISKAIYNPDNPSYPSILQAYIRNLRFNTSTTPKPLFILTALHESHVQAAVFCAKKHGLQMKIRSGGHDYEGTSYVSDVPFFILDMCNLRSIDVDIENETAWVQTGATLGEVFYSIAEKSSTHGFPAGVCPTVGVGGHLIGGGYGNLMRKYGLSVDNITDAILVDAEGRILDRKSMGEDLFWAIRGGGASFGVVVSYKLNLVRVAEVVTVFRVERTLEENATDIVYQWQHVAHKIDEDLFIRLLLDVVKDSPSGEKTVRASFIGFFLGDSERLLSITAESFPELGLLESDCIETSWLESILFWADFPVGTPIDVMLSRTPPSLVYLKRKSDYVQEPISKDDLEGIWKKMIELEVPKMGFNPYGGKMSEISAAATPFPHRAGNLWKIQYQINWNEEGTEAVEYHLDLARQLYRYMTPFVSKNPRAAFLNYKDLDLGINHHGKASYIEGSAYGIKYFKGNFKRLVQIKTKVDPGNFFRHEQSVPTFPLKERM